In Coffea eugenioides isolate CCC68of chromosome 4, Ceug_1.0, whole genome shotgun sequence, the genomic stretch CTTCCTGACATTTTGCTACAGATAATTATATCCCTATGAACAGTTACAACAGGGTTTCCGTGAAAACTCACCTTCTGGAAGTAGATGGAGCGCAACACATGGTTTTAGTAGCAGTCACCTTTTGTTCTCAAAATAATCCTCAGAAAGACACCAAAACATGCGCTCTACAGTTCAAGGAACACGAACTCTTCAACTGCAGGCACTTCCCCCACCTTCTTAAGGGTATCCTTGTCAGGTTCTTCATCTACTCCGATGGCCATGATTGCCTTTATCCTCTTAGCCGTCCTTCCTACGCTCATAAAGCTGACATTGACATTGCTCTCTCCAAGAATATTCCCAACTCTCCCAATCATTCCGGGTTGATCAACTTGGCGGCACAGTATCAGATTCCCTTCCAAACTAACATCCACACTAAATGATCCCACACCTGTTAAATGAGGGATTCCATACTTCACCTTGCCGTCGATGCTAATATTTCCTGTCTCTGACAATGCGCTTGCAAATTTAGATTGAACATTGCTAATTTGAACTTGGATTGAGTCGACAGGGTACTCAGGGGAGGAGTCAACAAAGACTCGTTCCTCGCTAATCCGAAGGCCCTTCTGTTTTGCTGTGAAATCAGCATTTACCAGGTTTACAAATGAGATCGATATTGGCTCTATAATGCCTTTCACTATCATGGCCCTCAGAAGCCTGGTATCCAAGTTGTCCGGGTCCCGAGCTGATCTATAGACGACCTTCACAGATTGGATGCCACTCCCACCAGCCACTAACTGCACAGCTAGTCTTCCTAACTTCTCAGCTAAGACAACATAGGGAGCCAACTCTGACATCACCTGAGTACAGCAGCCAACCGGAAGACAATGAAGGAGGGTCATAGAAACATCAATGTCTTCTAGTGATTACCTCAGCCAAATGGAAGACAACAAATAAGGGTCATAGAAACATCAATGCCTTTAAGTGATTACCTCAGCAGGAACCATAGGAGCATTTACCGCAGTTGCCGCAAGTTCCCCTTTCAATGCACCAACAACGGCCTCAGCTATTTCAACTGCAACGCCTTCCTGAATGTGTTTAAAAGGATGATAAAGTAAGAAATGACAGTCAATTTACAGTTGAAAATAATCCCAAAAGAACAGAAATCTATACTTGTGCTTCCTTTGTGCTTGCTCCAAGATGTGGTGTAACAATGACATTCTCATGTTGCACCAATTTACTATCTTTTGGCGGTGGCTCCTCTGTGAACACATCAAGTGCTGCCTGTTGCATGCCAGGATAAAAACACGGCTGAGTGGTAGAACGAAGCACCGGAGTTTGGATTAAAGTCATACAAAATAATATCGCAAGCAAAGGAAAACACACTCTTAAGAGAACTTTTTGTAACTGACAAAGGTACAAACTGAAGGCTAACCCAACTTTGACTGTCACATCTGAAAGGTTGATATATGGAAAATCTAACCTGTAAAACCAAAAGAAATAAGAGTTAAACCGTGATGAGCATACCTGTGCAACTGTACCGCTGTCAAGGGCCCTAACTAATGCGTCTTCATCAATGACACCGCCCCTTGCAACATTTATAATGCGTGCTCCTTTCTTCATCTTTGAGAATGTTTCGTCATTAAATATTTTGGAAGTAGCAGGAGTAAGAGGCAtgtgaaatgaaatgaagtcCGCAGTAGAAATTGCCTCATCGAAAGAGACTAAATCCACACCAATGGCACGGGCTCTATCTGCCGGGGCATAGGGGTCATGTGCAATAACATTCATACCAAGGCCTTTTGCACGCCTTGCAACTTCAGAACCAACCTTTCCAAATCCCATAACAGCCAGTGTTTTCCCAACCAGTGAAACACCAACGTACTTGTTACGTTGCCATTTTCCTGGAAAAATCATGGTTTTTGCACGTTCAAGtaaaatctaactacaataaaATGCTGTATTGGAAAATCACATTGCTCTGCAAACTTGTTCAATTCCAATTTGAAGCTCTAAACTACATATGTCCAAGCGTAACCGTCAATATGAACCTTATAGTAGAAGACCAAATTTGAATTCCGAGCAAATATGACATTGTATTGGCAGCAAAATTT encodes the following:
- the LOC113767774 gene encoding D-3-phosphoglycerate dehydrogenase 1, chloroplastic-like, yielding MASSATAAAAAFISTKLITQQSSDLPPSSPTPTNKLSFLPTPSNNSASFKLLYAPNRNRSSPPVLNVLKTAVESASISFSDPTPLRDSILTPPKPTILVSEKLGEAGLQLLRTFANVDCSYNLSPDDLCAKISLCDALIVRSGTKVTRQVFQAAQGRLKVVGRAGVGIDNVDLQAATEFGCLVVNAPTANTIAAAEHAIALLASMARNVPQADASMKAGKWQRNKYVGVSLVGKTLAVMGFGKVGSEVARRAKGLGMNVIAHDPYAPADRARAIGVDLVSFDEAISTADFISFHMPLTPATSKIFNDETFSKMKKGARIINVARGGVIDEDALVRALDSGTVAQAALDVFTEEPPPKDSKLVQHENVIVTPHLGASTKEAQEGVAVEIAEAVVGALKGELAATAVNAPMVPAEVMSELAPYVVLAEKLGRLAVQLVAGGSGIQSVKVVYRSARDPDNLDTRLLRAMIVKGIIEPISISFVNLVNADFTAKQKGLRISEERVFVDSSPEYPVDSIQVQISNVQSKFASALSETGNISIDGKVKYGIPHLTGVGSFSVDVSLEGNLILCRQVDQPGMIGRVGNILGESNVNVSFMSVGRTAKRIKAIMAIGVDEEPDKDTLKKVGEVPAVEEFVFLEL